The window AGTAAAAGTTCAACCAGAGTTCCCATATCCGCAATAAATTTGTCATTCTCTTCATCTTTAGGCTTAAGGAGAGTAACGAAGGTTTTTCTATCAGGAATTAATTTCAAACCAACCTACAAAAATCAACATGCATCTCTTAGctacttcttttttcttttatataaaatatagtaAAAGTAGTAATGAAATACTCTAAAAGCAGCAGAAGAAATCCATCCATGCCATGACTTCAAACTGATATTATAAGAATCTTCCACAATTTGCTCCATTTTCCGATCAGGATCTTTCACTAATCTTTCTAATAAAGCAACGGTGAAGTCCAACGACCTGCGAATATACCATAATACTATCACTATGTGTTGAGAAAAGGACAGAATAGTGGTGTAATAACCAATAAGGTTAGGCAATTAAATAGGGCTAAGATAATGTTACCTGGTGAGCCAAACAAGGGCTTTACTAGAGCTATTCCCCTTTCTTTCAATACCTTGATCTACCTCTTTTTTCACTATCTCAACAATGTTTGAATACATTAAAGGATCACTATCACATTGCTTCTGTAACCTCTGTTCACAGCAAACAATCTAATATTACTAACAAAATCACACAAATGACTTTATATACTCTTACAAAACAATTAAGATCAAAAGGGTATTTCTGTCATCATTTTATTCAAACTCTTTATTCAAACTCAATAATGTAAAACTATAATTCTTAATATTTATACCTCAACATTTTGATTGATGTCTTGTCTTAAAACAGTCATGGTAGGGCCAATCTTATCTTCATAAAAACAAACATAAAACCCCGAAATTCAAGTTCATATATcctgaataaaaaaaataagaatatatatataaaaaaataagaatatatataaaaagatgAACTGACCAAGAACTTGAATGACCAAATTGCAGATATATAAAAATTGCCTTGTGGGTATATAATGAGCTTCATCAACACAATTCTTTTTCAATTGGATCATCAAAGAGACTTCTTCAATTGCTGATTTTATCTCTGAACTTCTATCTATTTCCCTTGTTCTCTTCATCTCCAACCTTACTCCTTTCTCACTCTGTGATATATATTTACCAAAAATTAGAGATCTAGAAGAGATACTGAAAGAAGAAATGATATAATTTATCCAATAAACTTGCAGGTCAAGTGCATATATACTAAAATTTTCTAAACTAATTGCAGTTTAAGTTTacaatttcaaattttaatattacatcagataattattatatttgttCCATGTAAGACATATTGATGGGGACATTAAATTTGACCTTCTTGAAGTTATcttaattttaattgttaaataaAGATGGAATATTCATACTGCATCTATGTTTACATCTGATTGATCTTAACCATTCATTTCTCATTTAATGTTTACATCTGATTGATCTCAACCATTCATTTCTCATTATCAAGCTCTTCTGGTTTATTCCAACTGTGTATAAATGACACTGTGGGTCCTTGATTACAACAATGATTAtgtaacttttattttcttccGGATAGGAATATTTTACATCATGTTGAAGATGCTGATATAATTAGTTTGAAGTGTTTGGtttcatatataaatatgtaatttAATCAAACTCATTTGCTTATTATAAGTAAAATAGTAGGAAGGGATACTTAATATCCTAAGAGGTATTTTCCTACATGTCACCAGTAATAATGATCTTATACTCATCTCATATCCATTTTACCCACGAAAATACTACCTGTTGTCATCTCTGATTCCAGGTAACAACTATAAAACAAGTGATTTGtataaaccaaaaaaaataacttaGGCATAAAGCCCAATTCAGCCCTTGAACTATATACCCAAAATATTTTAGGTCTCCTTCCAAACTCAGCAAATCAATCCctaaatttaccaaaaccatCAATTGAACACCTATCGATAGAATTGAGCTAAACGGTGGATCTTCTTCCATTAAATGGGACACATGATGCAAATGTAAGGAAGAGGTAGTACTATGGCTTTTTGCTTGACGCCGATCAATTTTTCTTTTAGATAATTTCATTACCCacttagcttttttttttttgatagtcACTTAGCTAATTATTATCTCTTTATTTACCCCTTATCCTGAATGACATTTGTTCAAGTTTCTCAAAGATAGGAATTCAGAAACTTCATGAACGGAAAATTTTGTTGGACTGGTTTTTCTTGCCGTCACTAGAGTATTCAATACCAGAGAAGGGGAACATAACCCATAAGCCACTCTGttcaatttaataaaagaaaacctGTTCGTTTAACTCCATTCTGTAAACCAGTGTACAATTGGTGATTTTAGTAAAATATACAGACTGAATTTGCTGATTTTAAGAGAATGAGGGCAAAATTGATTTTGGATGCATAGTTCAAAGGCTGAATTGGGCATTATaccaataatttattagttccttcTTTTTACCTACAAAATTGTTTGGATTAAGTATATGAAAGTAACTGTAATTAGCTAATCTTCATTGttcattttaaattatatttataattgaatAATATAATAACTGAAAGTAGGTGACCTAAATTTCAACTATTTTAACTAACTTTCTGATGCATGCTTAaatctttttctttcaaaattaacttttatcatttagttttttataaaaatgaaagaaaattaaattatcTTACTTTAATTACACCCATCCGAACAAATCCTAAAAATCCATTTGATCCTTTCATTTTGAGAAATACATTACAAAATCTCTTTTGTAACATATTCTAGGATTCAGAACAACTATAATACAATATAACTTtgtactctgttattttctgaCCATGACAAATGATAAACCTTATAACATGTTTTTCAAGAAAAAGCAAACAGTTTTACATCAAAATATGACTAATAGATAAGTTTTTACTAGCTATTCGTTTGTTTCACTGATAGAttttagttctttaaaaaatACCACAAAAAGTTTCCCCATCCGAAATAAGCAAGAGAGATTCATTTCACTCTACTCCACTATTCTCACAATCAAAGACGTACCAATTCTCCAGATCTGACGAGAAGATTTCAAGGTTCAGAAAAAACTATTCAAAAACTCCCAGATGTATTTTCTCTCCGCTTATACGCAAATCTCAACTTCTTTTTAGACTTTGGATAATAAACCATCGGAGATCCGTAGATCTGATCGAGACCAAACCAGATCATACCGATCTAGTTCATCGATGATTCCAAAATGAAAAACGAATCAGAAATCCCTAAAATAAACAAGGTAATCACATCAAAAATCAACGAGAAAACAAACCTTACTATGATTAAGAGATCAGATCCAGGACTAACCAAATCACACTGATCTAGTTTCATCTATAATTCAAAAAGGACAAAAAAACCAGAAATGCCTAAAACATACAAGACAGTCACATCAACAACCAAAGAGAGAACAACCCTTGCTCTTCTCAGTAGATCTGATCGAGAACTCATCAGATCACACTGATCTAGTTTCATCTATCATTCCAAAATGACAAAAAAGAAGTCCGAAAAACCTAGTTCAATCAGAACCTCTAAAATGAACAACGCAAACACATAAACAATCAAAGCGAAACCAAACCTCACTCGTTCTCTGTGCAGATGAAGTGTAAACGGACACAAAGGTGGAAATCATTAGAACTGAGAGTCCTGGAAATAAATCGGTAACCATAAAAGCTTCATATACTTCTTTCCGAAGACGCTCATCCTAAAAATTTCCTCCATTCGAATACTCTCCATTTGCCTCTTTATCTCAGTTTCCTGATCTGATAAGGTGCGAGAAGGGAAAGAGCGAAACGGAATGAAATCACTGGAATGGGCGGTGTTGGTAAGAAAACCGGTGTTCATTTTCTTCACCAACCCGTCCATTACCGGAAACTTCATTCGGCCGCCGTCCTTCCCTTGTCCACACAGATTTGAGCCGTTGGAGAAAAATGCGGATAAGTGTATATTTATAGACACAGATAAACCCTAATCTGGTTATTAGAATAAACCCTACGGGCTTTTGCAAGTGAAGCCCAATACAAAAATAAGGCTCCTTTTAGTAAATGGCCCAAAGCTGCACATCAACACAATGGTAACAAATTTGatcacttaatttttagaaatttaAAGAAATTCACATTTGAAAATTTACGattatatcaaataaaaatttaaattatatcaaattacatatgttattatttttaatatattttaagaattaagttttataaattagaaatttagaatatattttttaggatttaaaatttatgaattgaattatagaatttttaataaaaatataaaatcatattttatttgtgatatataaaaaaaatgatatatttaaattaatgttcataatatgatttaattgttattttatatctaattataatattcatataaaaaaattctatttttttttggaaatttaCATCATTatgaacttttttatttttaggtcttaactctttcttttttttaaatttgcgcgcaatgcgcttacaattaaagaagaaagaaaaatcctcaCCCCACCCGGATGTggttcgaacccatgacctccctagtCATAGGTAAACTCTCAACCATTAGGCTAAGAACTTCACCACAGGTCTTAACTATTTCTTTATAACTAGTTTTTAGTCTATTAAATTCAAGTTAACAGTTGATAGTTctgtaccaaaaaaaaataaaataatgattaGTTAacttattattgttattttaaaGATGAGATTGTATTAAGAGTCAGCGGTTAAAGCGATACGAAGAAAAAAGGAAGGGACAGAAAACCACTGAATTCTGGATAAAACATTAATCACCGATCGAACAAGATTATGTGCAGTGTCATTTGCTGACctcctaataaaaaaataatagagCAATTCACTAGCTTTTTAAGCAAAGAAATAAAAGGGAACAAAGCCTCTGATGAGTGATCTATTGATTGATCCACAATTTGAGAATCTATTTCAACATGTACTTTACTATAGTCATTATCTTTGATCCAACTCAAAGCACGTCTGATTGAGAAAGCCTCTGCCACCGTCGGATCAATTAAACCAACAAACACTTTGTTCCTAACAGTAATAAAATCTCCAGCAGAATTTCAAACACTACACTAAAGCCCGCCTCTCCAACATTGGCGAACACAGCAGCGTCAGTGTTCAGTTTAACAAAATCGGGCAACGGGGAAGACCAGGCAAAGGAATAGCTCATCACCACCACCAGGCAAAGAAGGACATATTAAGAGTTGGGCTTTCTTCTAATCGGAAAGGAACGTATAAGCTAagctttttaaaatataattcgaGCTGTTACCACATTTTTATTCCACACAACCCAATACATCGTAACTGCTACCTCTTGGATCTGTCGTGCCTTAAAGGACATTGCAAGTTAGAAATCACTAAATAGAGTAAACTGAGAACCGATATCCCCTACGGCTGAGAGATCCCAAATACTACGCGCAACATCATAATGGACCACAACATGGAAagtgtctttagtatttagagtGAAAAGTAAAAATGGACTGAAAATTCTTATTTGCGGCGATGAAGATAGTATATGTATGATAGAGATTTCCCTCATTTGGTGAAGAGAAAAGTaagaaacaattaaataaaatagaaaaaaaaagaaaggagaagagaagagaagagaatagAAAAAGAATGAGACTTTGCTAAGAAAAGGAAAGTCATAAAACTCTACGAAGAAAAGAACAGAAGAATTAAAGgagtaaattaaattaactaattatagTTTTAACTATTATTAacactagtcgaaaacccgtgcgatgcacggggtatgaaacttttatataatttagataaataaataaattgagatatttacttttaaataattttatatcatgttatgaaaaaaaattatattatgtatatttgaaattaatatatattttttaatgataaaaaaagggcggctcggtcgcactacgcgtctccgctgagcgagggtccggggaggggtcccaccacaagggtgtactgggggcaaaccttcccctgccaatttatttggcaagaggccgctcctaagactcgaacccgtgacctcttggtcacacgacaacaacgtttaccgttgcgccaaattaaattaattttaaaaataattaactactttttttatagaattttaactaaagatgaatggtttatttatttttacaaaattcaatgatttgtactttttaggaattttaatacattttcatattccaaatattctgtaaaacaataataataaaatagcagattaattaagaaatatattgtgggttactaaacccagccccattttCACACTTCCAGTCTCGGAAAAAGACGTAACCGTCCTTtaaccaaaaactgaaaatttgaatccctcccaaactctctcaaagtctcccaaatacattttcatccgaatcaaagacaacacgtttgatGGAAGGCAATCCGTTATCACCGGGAGGAGACGGGAGTGATGCTGTGTCTAAATtcgaggtatttttccgattgaacttccttgcatttctataatttgaattaaaaaaatctggttcggcactcgggcgtgtgagcatcacgcctcaccttgtggtggggcgtatgagtatcacgtcccacctcatggtggggcgtgatactcatacgccccaccacatggtgaggcgtgatgctcatacgccccaccatatggtgaggcgtgatgctcacacgcccgagctTATTTTTGACTGTTTTTTGGATTTAGACACCGAAACGCTGTAGAAATGTCACGTTTTGGAACgtaatgttcgttatttatcatttataGGAGGTTTCGTGGGAACAATTTGATGGAAACGACATAGATTACAGTTcgcagttttttcccaaacaaacgtttcaaacatatcatgaagctgttaactgggcaaaacagacggcaattGGGATCGGGTTCGAGTTAACCACAGCGTCGCATAAGACGGGGCGCAAGTTaaagtggatattggttaaatgtgctcgtggtgttaagaattataaaaggaaaaaggatatggatatggatgttatactatggaagaatacaaaaacaaagtactgtggttgcaaattccagataaaggttatggaaatcgctgaattgggcggttgggtggtgaatgggattctTGGAGATAGAGGACAACACTGTCATCAAttggctgtatatcgtcagggctacagacagatgagcggactaagcccggcttccaaaaaacttgttcgtgaaatgagttcggctcaagctaagccttgtgctatttttgctgcaatcaaagaaaaacatccggaggattgcccgacacaaagacatatttataattacagggagaaaatcaggactgagagctttgagggttgggatgtaatcggtcagttttatcggcttgctatagataaggactacatacattggacgcaagcggtgccgggcagcaatgtcgtgacttacttatttatggcacatccaacatcgatcacactgttccgatcttattacttgtttgttggtatggattcaacatataaaacaaacaagtataagatgccattttttgaaatcattggaatgacgccttcaaacaaaaacttcttgatcgcctatgcaatcatgaaggatgaaactgagggtagttatatgtgggtgttacaaaaattgaagcttttgctccaacctgatgtgcatccgacagccattgctacagaccgggagttaggactgatacggccggttcgtgaggtatttcctcatactcatcatttattgtgcacatggcatattaataaagatgtggaggatagagtaggcaagttgagtggaatgaaaaggtttggtgaaatttttaagaattccaaatggaaacgtataattgaagccccgacagtagccgaatatgaggcggcagtggtagccatgaagaatactactgGCAACTGGCCTCATGTGATTTAGTATgtggagaccacatggctagtgcataaagagaagttttgtcgagcatggacgaacgatgtgttgcacttaggaaacaccataacctgtcgagtggagagttcacatgcacagttgaaacagtggCTGAATTCATCGACTGGTGCACTCGATACAGTGTGCGTGAAGGTGCACAAGGATATTGAGGCTTagatcgaggcgatcaagtaagatatttattctgttatttgctttaatcttttaaaatttaatacattagttttgtaatccttcactgtatataatcagatactcactcgaggactcgagaagaagatctgTGGTGAATCACTGTGGAGCACCTTTCACGTatctcgacttacacgtttcacattacctcttggctgtactaaatgatgagctcaagcgtatgcacggattgagtatggatgtggtaagtgaatgcggatgcgtgttgcccaagactcatggcattccgtgtgcatgtgagcttaaaacatatattgacaCAGATGAATCGGTTCGTGTTGACCGCATCaatcctttttggagatctcttacatttgaagggttgagtgacataccagttactgctccagtatatgctgacgggtctgaggatcgccgattttttcaatctcttgtggaaaaggttgaaaaattagatccttcaatggtgcgtagcatatcgatgatgattcatgatcagataaacccggaacaaagtggcttcaaagaacctgaggtcaaagacactgttaggggtagaccaaagggaaattcatcaacaaaacgaaatccgagtgcatgggagtatAGTCAGGCACCATGAGGTCGAGCACGGTCCtcaggttcgaggagtagtcgtagtcgaggccgttcctcatcctcatctgtgcataacagccagatgccgggtatattttatttcatttatatatatgttgaagttaaagtaaatatatttttattgatgaatttcatatattagtattttcagtcggatttgatgcggatatcgccggttaccaccatttacatcgggttcaatgtctcatcgtaccatttattactggattccatgatgttgtagcagatggtaactgtggatttcgtgttttagccgatgccatcatttataaccaagaggagtggaagctgatgagagtgctcatagagaatgagatgcgggcaaaccatgatctgtatgcgccagtgtacgggaacggatttgatgctgccctcacacgtattaaatgggcaggagcgggttgtggtgagtcccactggatggtgagtctGGATGACTTATATGCTGCTGCATCTATATTGAACGCAGTAATTTTCCTCTTTACTGCACAacagttaggatgttgcactatactgccgatgcgttcggacgatggaagaccaccagagcgagagattgtgatttgtcatttggggagttatcatcactacatacgtctttatttacatcctacgtttccagtgcctcccattgccacccaatggcgtTTATATTGTCATCCGAGTGTTCATCACTTCGAGAatctatacgctgaaaggagagaggcttggactaaattatattagttttatattttatg of the Euphorbia lathyris chromosome 7, ddEupLath1.1, whole genome shotgun sequence genome contains:
- the LOC136201112 gene encoding glycolipid transfer protein 3-like isoform X2, giving the protein MVTDLFPGLSVLMISTFVSVYTSSAQRTSESEKGVRLEMKRTREIDRSSEIKSAIEEVSLMIQLKKNCVDEAHYIPTRQFLYICNLVIQVLDKIGPTMTVLRQDINQNVERLQKQCDSDPLMYSNIVEIVKKEVDQGIERKGNSSSKALVWLTRSLDFTVALLERLVKDPDRKMEQIVEDSYNISLKSWHGWISSAAFRVGLKLIPDRKTFVTLLKPKDEENDKFIADMGTLVELLLPLLQEIHSILTLYRLDRLKAI
- the LOC136201112 gene encoding glycolipid transfer protein 3-like isoform X1, which translates into the protein MVTDLFPGLSVLMISTFVSVYTSSAQRTSESEKGVRLEMKRTREIDRSSEIKSAIEEVSLMIQLKKNCVDEAHYIPTRQFLYICNLVIQVLDKIGPTMTVLRQDINQNVERLQKQCDSDPLMYSNIVEIVKKEVDQGIERKGNSSSKALVWLTRSLDFTVALLERLVKDPDRKMEQIVEDSYNISLKSWHGWISSAAFRVGLKLIPDRKTFVTLLKPKDEENDKFIADMGTLVELLLPLLQEIHSILVTQSLFLFPEFLS